In the Brevundimonas mediterranea genome, CGTACTGGTTGTTCTCGATGATGTAGATGGCCGGCAGCTTCCACAGCTGGGCCATGTTGAAGCTCTCGTACACCTGCCCCTGGTTCGAGGCGCCGTCGCCGAAATAGACGAAGGCCACCGAATCATCGCCGCGGTACTTGCCGGCGAAGGCCAGGCCCGTGCCCAGCGACACCTGGGCGCCGACGATGCCGTGACCGCCGTAGAAGCCGGTCGGCACGTCGAACATGTGCATCGAACCGCCCTTGCCGCGCGACGAACCGCCGATGCGGCCGGTCAGTTCGGCCATGACTTCCTTGGGGTCCATGCCGGCGGCCAGCATGTGGCCGTGGTCGCGATAGCCCGTGATGATCTTGTCGTGGCCCTGCCTGACGCTCTCCTGAACGCCGACGGCCACGGCTTCCTGACCGATATACAGGTGGCAGAAGCCCCCGATCAGACCCATGCCGTACAGTTGGCCCGCACGCTCCTCGAAGCGGCGGATGAGAACCATCTCGCGGTAAAAGCGGAGGAGGTCCTCCTTGGACGCCGAAGGCGTGTTTGAAAGCTTGTCAGGCGCAGTGGTCTGAGCGGCTTTGGCTGGGGCTTTCGCCATCCGGCATCTCCCGGCTAGGCGTCGGGAAGCGACGCCTTCTTATCGTTACGGAAGGGGGCTTTAGCAGCCTTCCTTCCCGGAACGCAAAGGGGTGCGGGCTCGACTGTAACAATAGTTCAAGCGGCGAAGGTTTTCATCCCTGAACGGGTTGCGCCGGAACGCGGATCACATAGTCGCGCGGGTCCGAAAAGCCGAGAACGGCGCGTGCGCGCTCCTCCAGCAAGTCCTTCGACAGGCTGTCGGTGCGGAGATAGCGCACCCGCGTCTCAAGGTCGCGGCGCTGTTCTGTGAGATGGGCGAGCTGGTTCTCACGCCGCCCCATCAGGGCGTCACGCGACGATCCGCTCAGCAGGCCCCGTTCGCCCGTCAGAGCCTGAACGCCCAGATAGGCGAGCAGCAATAACAGGGCGAGGGACAGGCGGTAAGGTTTCATCCGTTCGGGCACGACCGACGCTCCTTCTGAGCGCGAAAAACACAGTTCAGGAACCGTGCCCGAAAATGCCTAACAAAATGTAGCTTGACCGTAAGGAAGTCGACGAAGAACGCTGATTCTTCGCCGACAATTCACAGGTTTAGCGCAGCAGCATGCCGTCGCCGAAATAGACGGCCTGGTCGCCCAGCATCTCTTCCAGGCGCAGCAGCTGATTGTATTTCGCCACCCGGTCCGAGCGGGCCAGCGAGCCGGTCTTGATCTGCCCGCAGTTGGTGGCGACGGCCAGGTCGGCGATGGTCGAATCCTCGGTCTCGCCCGAACGGTGGCTCATCACGGCGGTGTAGCCGGCGCGGTGGGCCATATCGACGGCGTCCAGGGTCTCGGACAGGGTGCCGATCTGGTTGACCTTGATCAGGATGGAGTTGGCCAGGCCCTCGCCGATGCCTGCGGCCAGACGCGCGGGGTTGGTCACGAACAGGTCGTCGCCGACCAGTTGGACCCGGTCGCCCAGACGCTCGGTCAGCAGGCGCCAGCCGTCGAAATCGTCCTCGGCCATGGCGTCCTCGATCGAGACGATCGGGAACCGCTCGCACAGGTCCACCAGATAGGCGGCCATGCCCTCGGCGTCGACGGTCTTGCCTTCGCCCGCCATGACGTATTTGCCGTCCTTGAAGAACTCGGTCGAGGCGACGTCCAGACCCAGGTGGAAGTCCTCGCCGGCCAGATAACCGGCCGCCTGGCCCGCCTTGGTGATGAAGCTCAGGGCTTCTTCGGCCGAGGCCAGGTTCGGGGCGAAGCCGCCCTCGTCGCCGACGTTGGTGTTATGGCCGGCGTCCTTCAGCTGCTTCTTCAGGGCGTGGAAAATCTCCGCGCCCATGCGCAGGGCGTCGGTGAAGGTCTCAGCCCCGGTCGGCAGGATCATGAACTCCTGGATGTCGATCGGATTGTCGGCATGAGCGCCGCCGTTGATGATGTTCATCATCGGCGTCGGCAGGACGCGAGCCGAGACGCCGCCGATATAGCGGTGCAGCGGCAGGCCGGCCGAAATGGCGCTGGCCTTGGCCGCGGCCAGCGACACGCCCAGGATGGCGTTGGCGCCCAGACGGGCCTTGTTGGGCGTGCCGTCCAGGTCGATCATCGCCTCGTCGATACGGCGTTGATCCTCGGCGTCCATGCCGGACAGGGCGTCGAAGATCTCGCCGTTGACGGCGTCGACCGCCTTCTGCACGCCCTTGCCGCCCCACAGATCCTTGTCGCCGTCGCGCAGTTCGACGGCTTCGTGAGCGCCGGTCGAAGCGCCCGACGGCACAGAGGCGCGACCGAATGAGCCATCATCCAGGATCACGTCGACTTCCACCGTCGGATTGCCCCGGCTGTCGAGGATCTGGCGGGCGACGATGTCGGCGATGTCGGTCATGGCTCGGCTCTTTGGCTCAGGCGGAAAACAGGTCCGAGGGGTTTAGACGTCTCCCCGCGAAT is a window encoding:
- the eno gene encoding phosphopyruvate hydratase, encoding MTDIADIVARQILDSRGNPTVEVDVILDDGSFGRASVPSGASTGAHEAVELRDGDKDLWGGKGVQKAVDAVNGEIFDALSGMDAEDQRRIDEAMIDLDGTPNKARLGANAILGVSLAAAKASAISAGLPLHRYIGGVSARVLPTPMMNIINGGAHADNPIDIQEFMILPTGAETFTDALRMGAEIFHALKKQLKDAGHNTNVGDEGGFAPNLASAEEALSFITKAGQAAGYLAGEDFHLGLDVASTEFFKDGKYVMAGEGKTVDAEGMAAYLVDLCERFPIVSIEDAMAEDDFDGWRLLTERLGDRVQLVGDDLFVTNPARLAAGIGEGLANSILIKVNQIGTLSETLDAVDMAHRAGYTAVMSHRSGETEDSTIADLAVATNCGQIKTGSLARSDRVAKYNQLLRLEEMLGDQAVYFGDGMLLR
- a CDS encoding FtsB family cell division protein; its protein translation is MKPYRLSLALLLLLAYLGVQALTGERGLLSGSSRDALMGRRENQLAHLTEQRRDLETRVRYLRTDSLSKDLLEERARAVLGFSDPRDYVIRVPAQPVQG
- the pdhA gene encoding pyruvate dehydrogenase (acetyl-transferring) E1 component subunit alpha; this encodes MAKAPAKAAQTTAPDKLSNTPSASKEDLLRFYREMVLIRRFEERAGQLYGMGLIGGFCHLYIGQEAVAVGVQESVRQGHDKIITGYRDHGHMLAAGMDPKEVMAELTGRIGGSSRGKGGSMHMFDVPTGFYGGHGIVGAQVSLGTGLAFAGKYRGDDSVAFVYFGDGASNQGQVYESFNMAQLWKLPAIYIIENNQYAMGTSIERSSSTTQLSQRGASFGIPGEQVDGMDVLAVRDAVKKAVERARAGEGPYILEVKTYRYRGHSMSDPAKYRTKEEVDEVKKTRDPIDHIKTLLAAANATEDELKAIDNEIKAIVAEAVQFAQESPEPDPSELYTDVYVEA